The window GAGACGCGAGAGCTCCTGCACCGTGCCGTTGTGCGCGAACACCCACTCGCGCCCGAGCGCCTCGGCCTGGAAAGGGTGCGTGTTCTCGAGCGTGGGCTCCCCGATCGTCGCCGCGCGCACGTGGACGATGAACACCTCGCTCGCCGGGTGCTCCTTGGCGAGCTGGGCCGCGGTCTCGCTCTCGTCGGCGGGCAACGGTTCTTTGAGCACCGTCGGGTGACCGTCCTGCCACCACGCGATGCCCCACCCTTCGCGGTTTTGCTCCGCGCGGGGACGAAACTCCTTGAAGTAGACACCGAGATGCGCCGCGGGCGAGACCGACACTCCTAACAGCTCACACATGCGCTCTCGTCACCCCTCGGGGAGTGGACGCTCGGCGAGCGATTCGGCGGCTTCGGCGTTGAGCACCGAGATCGCTCGTTCGTACAGCTCACGCGCCTCTTCCGGCGTGTTGCCGACCGCGGTCATGCCGAAGTGTCCTGACTCGGTGAGCGCCGCCATCATGTGCAGGACGATGCCGGTCTGCCGCGACTGGTCGAAGTGCAGGCGGTGCCGCACCACGATGTCGAACAGGTCGTCGGGGGTGAGCCCGCGGTAGGTCGGCGATTCCACGTGATCGCTCGCGATGAAGAACTTCTGCTGACCCGACGGCGCCGTGAACATTGCCGTCTCGGCGTTGTAGGTGCCGTCGGTGAGGAACTGCAGGGTGAGGAACGGATGGGTCGTCCCGCCCTTGCGCAGGTTGATCTCGATCGCGTACGTGTCCCATTCCCCCGCGTCGTTGCGAACCGTCACGAAGTCCAGGGCAAAGCGCCCGATGACGCCTTCCTTCGCGAGCCGCTGCCCGATCTTGGCCGCTTCGCGGGTGATCGTGGGTGCGTATTCGGTGTTCGCAGGGAACACGCACCCCAGGTAGGACTGCCCGCTCTTCCCGCCGAGCAGCTGATCGTGTGTGGACAGGAGCTCCACATCTCCGAGCGGCGTCACACGCAGCTGCACGCTCGGGCTCTTGAAGTCCTTGCCCTGGATGCGCTCTTCGATCACGCCACCGCGCTCTTCGAGCTTGGACGTGTAACCGCCGTAGGTGGCGTCGGGGAGCTCGAACTCCATCGCCTCGACGGCCGCGCGAATCGCGTCGCGCTCGCCGTCCGCCCCAGGATCCGGAAC is drawn from Acidimicrobiia bacterium and contains these coding sequences:
- a CDS encoding peptide ligase PGM1-related protein, which gives rise to METEAAVPGSPPHAQQRFELLQEKLVPLWQSIQAMNQDEQTIVVVPSISLDTQEGSTISMQPYEERYLFLLLLLRQPRARLIYVTSQPILPSVIDYYLDLLPGVIPSHARPRLFTVPVLDGGPAPLSVKLLERPRLMERIRALIPDKSRAHLVPYNTTELERDLAVRLGIPMYGADPRHFPLGTKSGCRRLFEEEGVPYPLGIESLSSVDEVIDAIVGVRAKKPSIAQMLVKLNEGVSGEGNALVDLAGVPDPGADGERDAIRAAVEAMEFELPDATYGGYTSKLEERGGVIEERIQGKDFKSPSVQLRVTPLGDVELLSTHDQLLGGKSGQSYLGCVFPANTEYAPTITREAAKIGQRLAKEGVIGRFALDFVTVRNDAGEWDTYAIEINLRKGGTTHPFLTLQFLTDGTYNAETAMFTAPSGQQKFFIASDHVESPTYRGLTPDDLFDIVVRHRLHFDQSRQTGIVLHMMAALTESGHFGMTAVGNTPEEARELYERAISVLNAEAAESLAERPLPEG